The DNA sequence GTAATTGCCGATTACCGGATAAAATTAGCCGAAGAAATGGCCTCCAAGCTTGGGGGAAAAGCCAGAGCGGCTTTCGTAGATGCCACCAGCCCTACCTCGCTCCGGAAAGTCCTTGAAGGTGCCGACGCAGCAGTGGGATGCATCGGCCCGTTCTACAAATTCGCCCTGCCCCTGGCTAAGGCTGCCCTGGAAGCGAAAGTTAACTATGTTGATATCTGCGATGACTACGGCCCTGTGGAAGAAATTCTGGCCATGGATGAGGCCGCTCGCCAAGCGGGGATAACGATAATCACGGGCCTCGGGTGGACTCCAGGCATAACTAACATCCTGGCCCGTCGCGCGTCCGAGCAACTTGACGAAGTGGATGAGATCCACATAGCCTGGGCTGGAAGTCCTTCCGATTCAAAGGGGCTGGCGGTTATAATGCACGTGTTTTACGTATCTACCGGCGAAGTCCCCACCTGGTCCGATGGCCGCCTCATCCGGGTAAAAGCTTCCTCGGGAAGGGAAACCGTTGAATTTCCACCCCCACTGGGTAAAGTGAAAGTTTTCCACTGCGGCCACCCCGAGCCCATAACTATCCCTCGCTACATAAAAGCCAGAAACGTGTCCTTAAAGGGTGCTCTGGTTCCCGAATGGAACAACAAACTCCTGAACATTTTCAGTGCCTTTGGGCTAATAAACACCCCCGCCAGAAGGGAAAGGATTGCCCGCCTGATCCATCCCATTGAAGGCCTTTTCCGGGCCGGAGGAATACCCTGCTCCGGAGCCAGAGTCACCGTCAAAGGCCGCAAAGACGGCCAGGCCAGAACTATAAGCTACGCTGTGGCCGACCGAATGGGACGTCTCACAGGCATACCGGCTTCCATAGGTGCTCAGTGGCTGGCCCGCGGACTAATCCAGCAAAAAGGCGCCTTCGCCCCGGAAGGCTGCATAGAACCGGAGCCATTCCTGGAGGAACTGGCGAAGAGAGGGATTAAAGTGGTGGAAATGTAAAAGCAAATGCTTGAGAAAGTTCGCTTTTTCGCAATTCAGCACGGACTCTTTTCTTTCGGAGAAAAAATAATCGTTGGGGTATCAGGAGGGCCCGATTCCCTCTGCCTTTTGCACGTCCTCAATCGCCTCAAGGGGGAGTGGGACATTAAACTCCATGCGGCTCACCTGAACCATATGATAAGGGGGGCTGCAGCCGATGAAGATGCCGCTTTTGTGGAAACCATAGCCAGAGAATGGGGTATCCCCTGCACAATAGAAACCAGAAATGTGCCGGCTTTGGCACAGGAAAAGGGGATGAGCCTGGAAGAAGCTGCCCGTTACGCCCGGTATGAGTTCCTGGCTGAGGTGGCCACAAGGGAGGGAGCCAGAACCATAGCCGTGGGCCACAACGCTGATGACCAGGTAGAAACCGTAGTAATGCACTGGGTGCGGGGCTCAGGATTGGCTGGCCTCAGAGGCATGCTTCCCCGTTCCCGCCTCGTAGTGGGGAGCAAAGAATACGACCTCTGGCTCATCCGCCCCTTATTAGAAGTAACCAGAGCGGAAATTGAAGCTTACTGTCGCGAAAACGGGCTTACCCCTCGCTTTGACCTTTCCAACCTGGATACTACCTACTTCCGCAACCGCCTTCGCCATGAGCTCATCCCTTACTTGGAAACCTTCAACCCACGTTTCCGGGAACTGGTGAGGCGCTCCGCCCAGCTTTTCGCCGACGATTACGACTTCCTTCGCCGCCAAGTGGAAGCTTCGTGGCGGGAAACAGTGGAACGAGAAGGGGAAGAGGGCATAGTTTTTTCCCTCCCCCTCTGGAAAAACCTCCACCCGGCAATGCAGAGGGGGACTCTCAGAGAAGCCATAAGGCGGATGCGCCGCGGGCTGAGGGATATCGGATGGGTTCATATAGAAAATGCGCGCAGAGCGATACTGGAAGGCAGAGCCGGGCTCAGGGTAACACTCCCTCACGGATTGGTCCTCACCACTGGCTACGGAAAATTTTTCATCGGAGAAGAAGGCTTCACCCCTCAGGAAGACCTTCCTCTTCTCCCGCCTTCTCTCGCAGGAGGCTCGGAAGAAATCC is a window from the Anaerolineae bacterium genome containing:
- a CDS encoding saccharopine dehydrogenase NADP-binding domain-containing protein, with the protein product MKIVVLGGCGDMGSHVVHDLLQTSDAEVVIADYRIKLAEEMASKLGGKARAAFVDATSPTSLRKVLEGADAAVGCIGPFYKFALPLAKAALEAKVNYVDICDDYGPVEEILAMDEAARQAGITIITGLGWTPGITNILARRASEQLDEVDEIHIAWAGSPSDSKGLAVIMHVFYVSTGEVPTWSDGRLIRVKASSGRETVEFPPPLGKVKVFHCGHPEPITIPRYIKARNVSLKGALVPEWNNKLLNIFSAFGLINTPARRERIARLIHPIEGLFRAGGIPCSGARVTVKGRKDGQARTISYAVADRMGRLTGIPASIGAQWLARGLIQQKGAFAPEGCIEPEPFLEELAKRGIKVVEM
- the tilS gene encoding tRNA lysidine(34) synthetase TilS, which produces MLEKVRFFAIQHGLFSFGEKIIVGVSGGPDSLCLLHVLNRLKGEWDIKLHAAHLNHMIRGAAADEDAAFVETIAREWGIPCTIETRNVPALAQEKGMSLEEAARYARYEFLAEVATREGARTIAVGHNADDQVETVVMHWVRGSGLAGLRGMLPRSRLVVGSKEYDLWLIRPLLEVTRAEIEAYCRENGLTPRFDLSNLDTTYFRNRLRHELIPYLETFNPRFRELVRRSAQLFADDYDFLRRQVEASWRETVEREGEEGIVFSLPLWKNLHPAMQRGTLREAIRRMRRGLRDIGWVHIENARRAILEGRAGLRVTLPHGLVLTTGYGKFFIGEEGFTPQEDLPLLPPSLAGGSEEIPLKIPDQTHIPQTDWIVKTYVLPLSELPAGWEKNPDPWRAFLDRWKISGSIKLRSRRPGDRFRPMGLRGGSKSLHEFMIDEKIPQYLRDRWPLLADEEKILWVVGHHISEEAAITSQTKEVLVVQISRDSD